A genomic region of Lytechinus pictus isolate F3 Inbred chromosome 2, Lp3.0, whole genome shotgun sequence contains the following coding sequences:
- the LOC135157720 gene encoding uncharacterized protein LOC135157720 has product MALFGSLFRLPRRRMAGKRMVIGILCTVCLVPGVYIKFFNHESSDNLLSANRQSVQGDDAIVVAANKPNFHRIGTNNKINELNKDFHEFVSKERADNFEAEEIYKDDTRQGDDGENVVLEKAEHKDNEEDEDVHEENKEDEVNGGNEEEGNEEKLDEWADDHQEENPNDIRKDETKDYHDVEEQPFDVNRPVERLEWGEDEEEGEELRNAGGDGGERKEEEEEEECDEEEERENNADEENKDEEKKDENEDAVKDIDEKHTGRGPHGIKLFDWNNWVKENQFVELGNVWGYCDDADPPVIGKLILLEDEELGGVKTIFLFNTTLDIDVLIGKVEISIDYNDMHFYEKTFNLEDLEEQGDFFKAPIVKGDHYFVREKHISRFVPKGHYYGEARMTDQNERVIICSTMNLHMK; this is encoded by the exons ATGGCACTGTTTGGATCACTGTTTCGTTTGCCAAGACGCAGAATGGCGGGAAAACGCATGGTTATTGGAATCTTGTGCACTGTGTGCTTGGTCCCTGGGGTGTACATCAAGTTCTTTAATCACGAATCATCGGATAATCTTCTCTCGGCCAATCGACAATCTGTTCAAGGTGATGACGCCATCGTTGTAGCTGCTAATAAACCAAATTTTCATCGGATAGGaacaaataataagataaatgaattaaataaagaCTTTCACGAATTTGTTTCAAAGGAAAGAGCAGACAATTTTGAAGCGGAAGAAATCTATAAAGATGACACTCGTCAAGGAGATGATGGTGAAAATGTGGTATTAGAAAAAGCAGAGCACAAGGACAACGAAGAAGATGAAGACGTACATGAAGAGAATAAAGAGGATGAAGTGAACGGAGGCAATGAAGAGGAAGGGAATGAAGAGAAGCTAGATGAATGGGCAGACGATCACCAAGAAGAAAATCCAAACGACATCAGGAAAGATGAAACGAAAGACTATCATGATGTCGAAGAACAACCGTTTGATGTCAATAGACCAGTTGAGCGTCTTGAATGGGGAGAAGACGAGGAGGAAGGAGAAGAGCTTCGCAATGCAGGTGGAGATGGGGGTGAAcgaaaagaggaggaagaagaagaggaatgtgatgaggaggaagaaagagagaacaaCGCGGATGAGGAGAATAAAGACGAGGAAAAGAAGGACGAAAATGAAGATGCCGTGAAGGATATTGATGAGAAACATACTGGACGTGGTCCACACGGTATAAAACTATTTGACTGGAATAACTGGGTGAAGGAGAACCAGTTTGTGGAGCTTGGAAATGTATGGGGATATTGTG ATGATGCAGATCCTCCTGTGATTGGTAAACTGATTCTCCTGGAAGATGAAGAATTGGGAGGCGTCAaaactatttttcttttcaatacaACATTAG ATATAGACGTGTTAATTGGAAAGGTTGAGATTAgcattgattataatgatatgcATTTCTATGAGAAAACATTTAATCTGGAGGACCTAGAAGAACAAGGCGATTTCTTCAAGGCACCAATAGTAAAAG GTGATCACTATTTTGTACGTGAAAAACATATATCAAGATTTGTTCCAAAA ggccATTACTACGGGGAAGCGAGAATGACTGATCAAAATGAAAGAGTAATTATATGTTCAACAATGAATCTACATATGAAATGA
- the LOC129273241 gene encoding triple QxxK/R motif-containing protein-like, giving the protein MGKKDASQRAHLSVDQYRKSIGKQEQKRTKKDVKRMKNEAQIRKGGFGFQESLLVILSLLAAVMLIYALFYFQITPKD; this is encoded by the exons ATGGGGAAGAAAGATGCATCTCAAAGAGCACACCTGTCTGTTGATCAGTACAGGAAGAGTATTGGAAAACAGGAACAGAAGAGAACAAAGAAGGATgtcaaaagaatgaaaaatgagGCACAGATCAGGAAAGGAGGATTTGGATTTCAG gaGTCTCTTCTCGTGATTTTGTCATTACTAGCAGCAGTGATGTTGATTTACGCCCTCTTCTATTTTCAAATCACACCCAAGGATTGA